One Candidatus Polarisedimenticolia bacterium genomic region harbors:
- a CDS encoding ATP-binding protein, giving the protein MSSAPDEQPLASGVWLPALEKFAAVTGLTVQLYDAGGKLAFGPIGPNPLFQLLKGYEPGIFEECARRCLEQDVDRSPIALRTAQGLGVVGVCLKRGEKPRASIVGGYVLVDFLNQFAIQELARESGVAFARAWEVSRRERPVPERRLVLVGELLRILGDALLREDHRISLDEETMRLSEKTAVAKDDFLAVLSHELRSPLTPIIAWAHILKAGGDPLRAADVIERNALLQARLVEDLLDVNQVMRGKTPLDLQPLDIRGALGSAVAAIAQAAEQKRIRLEFSGGEKPVLVRADAGRLQQILTNVLSNALKFTPPTGSIHVLLAREADQAVVTITDTGKGIAAEFLPFVFDLFRQQEEGTRRQYSGLGAGLAIVRRLVEAHQGKVAVSSPGMGLGTSVRLVLPLAVGTETASAIMHDTEVSSSARLDNLSILLVEDAEDVREATELVLKGLGAAVRSAPNGQKGLALAASSYFDIVLCDLRMPDMDGFEFIRKLHRSSRLVYLPVVALTALASQADHERTRDAGFLAHIDKPFNAARIVQAVTGALAAQTH; this is encoded by the coding sequence GTGTCGTCCGCACCGGATGAGCAACCCCTCGCATCCGGAGTGTGGCTCCCGGCGCTGGAAAAATTCGCCGCCGTCACCGGATTGACCGTCCAGCTCTACGATGCGGGCGGGAAGCTCGCCTTCGGTCCCATCGGCCCTAATCCCCTGTTTCAGTTGCTGAAGGGATACGAGCCCGGCATCTTCGAGGAATGCGCGCGGCGCTGTCTGGAACAGGACGTCGATCGCTCGCCCATCGCCCTCCGAACCGCCCAAGGATTAGGCGTCGTCGGAGTCTGTCTGAAGCGCGGGGAGAAACCCCGTGCCTCCATCGTCGGCGGGTACGTGCTCGTGGATTTCCTGAACCAGTTCGCGATCCAGGAATTGGCTCGGGAATCCGGAGTGGCTTTTGCGCGGGCCTGGGAGGTTTCACGCCGGGAACGGCCGGTGCCGGAGCGCCGCTTGGTGCTGGTCGGAGAGCTCTTGCGAATCCTCGGAGACGCGCTTCTGCGAGAGGACCATCGCATCAGTCTCGATGAAGAAACGATGAGGCTCAGCGAGAAGACGGCGGTCGCGAAAGACGACTTCCTGGCCGTGCTCTCCCATGAATTGCGCTCGCCGCTCACCCCGATCATCGCCTGGGCCCACATCCTGAAGGCCGGAGGGGATCCGCTTCGGGCGGCGGACGTGATCGAGCGCAACGCCCTGCTTCAGGCCCGCCTCGTCGAGGACCTCCTGGACGTGAACCAAGTCATGCGAGGCAAGACACCGTTGGACCTCCAGCCGCTCGATATCCGAGGAGCTCTGGGCTCCGCCGTGGCCGCGATCGCGCAGGCTGCGGAACAAAAGAGGATTCGGCTGGAGTTCTCCGGAGGGGAGAAACCCGTGCTCGTCCGCGCCGACGCGGGCAGGCTCCAGCAGATCCTCACGAACGTTCTCTCCAACGCTCTGAAATTCACTCCTCCGACCGGCAGCATCCACGTGCTCCTCGCCCGGGAAGCGGACCAGGCGGTCGTGACGATCACCGACACGGGCAAGGGAATCGCCGCCGAGTTCCTGCCGTTCGTTTTCGATCTGTTTCGCCAACAGGAAGAAGGCACGCGGCGGCAATACTCGGGGCTCGGCGCCGGACTCGCCATCGTCCGGCGGCTGGTCGAGGCTCATCAAGGGAAGGTCGCCGTTTCGAGCCCCGGAATGGGACTGGGCACGAGCGTGCGGCTGGTACTGCCCCTCGCGGTGGGGACGGAGACGGCGAGCGCCATCATGCACGACACGGAGGTCTCCTCTTCGGCACGCTTGGACAACCTCAGTATCCTCCTGGTCGAGGATGCCGAGGACGTGCGGGAGGCGACGGAACTGGTCTTGAAGGGTCTCGGAGCCGCCGTCCGGAGCGCCCCCAACGGCCAGAAAGGCCTGGCTCTGGCGGCCAGCAGTTATTTCGACATCGTGCTGTGCGATTTGCGCATGCCCGACATGGACGGATTCGAGTTCATCCGGAAGCTTCACCGGAGCTCGCGTCTAGTCTACTTGCCCGTCGTGGCCCTGACCGCGCTCGCCAGCCAAGCAGACCATGAGCGGACCCGAGATGCAGGCTTCCTGGCTCACATCGACAAACCCTTCAACGCAGCTCGGATCGTGCAGGCCGTAACCGGCGCTCTGGCCGCGCAGACGCACTAA